Proteins from a single region of Aureibacter tunicatorum:
- a CDS encoding OmpA family protein, producing the protein MPLSFNTGKMAMALGLLTLSASCVTQSKFDALHHQKQSLETENNACAEALQISDEKNKNLEANIDELKNSKYDLENKLKDETASHDKLKKNYESLDNLYNNLVYNSGKLNENLSAKQKYLENMQSDFEETRAKNEQLASELEKREQRLLELERIIASQQKQAEDLKAKVDNALIDFEINDINVKIENGQVYVILPDKLLFKSGSIDVDTSGANAIKQVAQAIKQQDNFEVIVEGHTDNVPISKFSKYMRDNWDLSTARANSVIRILKDAGVDETIIHSTGRGESKPVAENDSPENKRLNRRIEIILKPKMTEFYNILGTDNTSTL; encoded by the coding sequence ATGCCTTTGTCTTTTAATACAGGAAAAATGGCCATGGCTCTGGGCTTGCTTACCCTAAGCGCTTCTTGTGTCACGCAATCCAAATTTGACGCTCTTCATCACCAAAAGCAATCACTTGAGACTGAAAACAACGCTTGCGCGGAAGCTTTGCAAATCTCGGATGAAAAGAATAAAAACCTGGAAGCCAATATAGATGAATTAAAAAACTCAAAATACGATCTTGAGAACAAACTCAAGGACGAAACAGCTAGCCACGACAAGCTTAAGAAAAACTACGAGTCACTAGACAACTTATACAATAACTTGGTCTACAATAGTGGAAAACTGAATGAAAACTTGAGCGCCAAGCAAAAGTATTTGGAAAACATGCAATCGGACTTTGAAGAAACTAGAGCTAAAAACGAACAGCTAGCTTCCGAGTTGGAAAAAAGAGAGCAAAGATTGCTAGAACTGGAAAGAATCATCGCCAGTCAACAAAAGCAAGCTGAAGATTTAAAAGCCAAAGTCGACAATGCATTGATTGATTTCGAAATCAATGACATCAATGTAAAAATCGAAAATGGCCAAGTATATGTGATCTTGCCTGATAAATTGCTTTTCAAATCCGGCAGCATAGATGTGGATACCTCTGGAGCCAATGCAATCAAGCAAGTAGCCCAAGCTATCAAACAACAAGATAATTTCGAAGTCATCGTGGAAGGCCACACTGACAATGTTCCGATTTCCAAATTTTCAAAATACATGAGAGACAATTGGGACTTAAGCACAGCAAGAGCAAATTCCGTCATCCGAATACTCAAAGATGCTGGCGTTGATGAGACGATCATTCACTCAACTGGTCGAGGAGAAAGCAAACCCGTCGCTGAAAACGATAGTCCGGAAAACAAAAGATTGAACCGTAGAATAGAAATTATCTTGAAACCTAAAATGACCGAGTTTTACAATATTTTAGGAACGGACAACACTTCCACTTTATAA
- the pta gene encoding phosphate acetyltransferase — protein sequence MDLISLIKENAKKNRQRIVLPEGEETRTLEAANILAKEGLADVILLGNPDIIATKASELNLEHLSKTSIVNPLDHPKKEAYAQLLYELRKNKGLTIEKATTLAEDPLYLATLMIKSGDADGEVAGAQNATGNVLRPAFQVVKTKKGINVVSGAFIMILKDENYGDKGIMVFADCAVTPEPNSEQLAEIAISSAETAKAIAGIDPKIAMLSFSTKGSAQHDDVSKVVKAFEIVKETRPDLDIDGELQADAAIVDAVGQAKAPGSNVAGHANVMVFPNLESGNIAYKLVQRLAGAEAIGPILQGMAAPINDLSRGCSVDDIVNLVAITANQSIALKNS from the coding sequence ATGGACTTGATATCATTAATAAAGGAGAATGCTAAGAAAAATCGTCAAAGAATCGTTTTACCCGAAGGCGAGGAAACGCGTACATTGGAAGCCGCGAACATTTTAGCTAAAGAAGGATTAGCTGATGTCATACTTTTAGGCAACCCTGATATCATTGCGACAAAAGCTTCTGAATTGAATTTGGAGCACCTTTCAAAGACATCAATTGTCAACCCGCTTGACCATCCCAAAAAAGAAGCCTATGCCCAGCTTCTATATGAACTAAGAAAAAATAAAGGCTTGACGATAGAAAAAGCCACCACTCTTGCTGAAGATCCTCTATACCTAGCGACTTTAATGATCAAATCCGGAGATGCGGATGGAGAAGTTGCCGGAGCTCAAAATGCCACTGGAAATGTTTTAAGACCTGCTTTCCAAGTAGTTAAGACAAAAAAAGGCATCAATGTAGTATCCGGAGCTTTCATCATGATACTTAAAGATGAAAACTATGGAGACAAAGGCATTATGGTTTTTGCAGACTGCGCGGTAACTCCTGAGCCAAATTCAGAGCAACTAGCTGAAATTGCAATCTCCAGCGCGGAAACAGCCAAAGCAATTGCTGGTATAGATCCCAAAATCGCGATGCTTAGCTTCTCAACAAAAGGGAGCGCTCAACATGATGATGTAAGCAAAGTAGTTAAAGCTTTCGAAATTGTAAAGGAAACGAGACCTGACTTGGATATCGACGGTGAATTGCAGGCAGACGCGGCGATTGTTGATGCCGTAGGACAAGCTAAAGCTCCGGGCAGCAATGTCGCCGGACATGCGAATGTCATGGTTTTCCCAAACCTGGAATCAGGAAATATCGCATACAAACTTGTTCAAAGATTGGCTGGAGCTGAAGCAATTGGCCCGATACTCCAAGGAATGGCAGCGCCTATCAACGACCTTTCAAGAGGATGCTCAGTGGACGATATCGTCAATTTAGTAGCCATCACAGCTAATCAATCCATCGCACTAAAGAACTCATAA
- a CDS encoding 3-hydroxyacyl-CoA dehydrogenase family protein, giving the protein MSEIVESIEGYGLKINNSDQQKSSNIFAKVGVVGCGILGQEITRLAAQNGLEVVFIEISEARIKEAFEAFEMVFDSEIDRWGMTESEKKSILSKIKGTTDYQELAGCDIVIESIKSKSREDSIEIRKRIFKNIEEFVSEDTIIATNSTTLVITELSNELDHPERCLSLHFLSPATEANVVEVVRSLYTVDSAYEKVEAFARLLNKKVIPVQESPGVISTRLIAPIINEACSILMEGVGKVEDIDSTMKLGFGFPLGPFEMADKYGLDTVVRWLENLYKEFGNTRYKASPLLKRMVRANRLGRETGQGFYTYDKDGYKIK; this is encoded by the coding sequence ATGTCAGAAATAGTAGAGTCCATAGAGGGCTATGGCCTTAAGATAAACAATTCAGATCAACAGAAAAGCTCCAATATTTTCGCAAAAGTTGGTGTTGTTGGCTGTGGCATATTAGGCCAAGAGATTACAAGGCTTGCTGCTCAAAATGGCCTTGAAGTCGTTTTCATAGAAATCTCAGAAGCGCGTATCAAAGAAGCCTTTGAGGCTTTTGAAATGGTCTTTGATAGTGAAATTGATCGATGGGGAATGACCGAAAGCGAAAAAAAATCCATTCTTTCAAAAATCAAAGGCACAACAGATTATCAAGAGCTGGCAGGTTGCGATATTGTCATTGAATCAATTAAATCAAAATCTCGCGAAGACAGCATTGAAATTCGTAAAAGAATTTTTAAAAATATTGAAGAATTTGTAAGCGAAGACACTATCATAGCTACGAATTCAACTACTTTAGTCATTACTGAGCTGTCCAACGAATTGGATCACCCTGAAAGATGCCTGAGCTTGCACTTTCTTTCTCCAGCTACTGAAGCTAATGTAGTAGAAGTAGTTAGAAGCCTTTACACAGTCGATAGCGCTTACGAAAAAGTAGAAGCATTCGCGAGACTTTTGAACAAAAAAGTTATTCCAGTGCAAGAATCTCCTGGTGTAATCAGCACTAGACTAATTGCTCCTATCATCAACGAGGCATGTTCTATTCTGATGGAAGGAGTCGGAAAAGTTGAAGATATTGACTCTACTATGAAACTTGGTTTTGGATTTCCATTAGGTCCATTTGAAATGGCTGACAAATACGGTTTGGACACGGTAGTCAGATGGTTGGAAAACCTATACAAGGAATTTGGAAATACGCGATACAAAGCATCACCGCTTTTGAAACGAATGGTTAGAGCCAATCGCCTTGGAAGAGAAACAGGGCAAGGATTCTACACATACGATAAAGACGGATACAAAATTAAATAG
- a CDS encoding acetate kinase, translating into MKILVLNCGSSSIKYQLFEMNSSEVIAKGIIEKIGLSGSFLKHTKQDGEKVKLVGDIVDHTIGIEYILGVLVSEKHGCLKSLNEIEAVGHRVVHGGEKFNDSVIITDKVIDEIEACVDLAPLHNPPNLQGINAMKSLLPDVQQVAVFDTAFHQTMPDYAYTYAIPYSLYKKYGLRRYGFHGTSHKYVSQRACEILGKDYKTQKIISCHLGGGASVAAIKNGESIDTSMGLTPLEGMIMGTRSGDVDLGVLTFIMNKEDIDVKAANALVNKHSGVLGITGISSDMRDIENASAEGNERAKLALEMYDYRIKKYIGAYSAAMGGCDIIIFTGGVGENGDSTRAGVCQGLEYLGVELDSEINSSFRAEEKVISKPESKVTLMVVPTNEELMIARDTLRLLN; encoded by the coding sequence ATGAAAATATTAGTGCTTAACTGCGGAAGCTCATCCATCAAATATCAATTATTTGAAATGAACTCCTCAGAAGTTATCGCAAAAGGAATTATAGAAAAAATTGGTCTTAGCGGATCGTTTCTAAAACACACCAAGCAAGATGGTGAAAAAGTAAAACTTGTTGGTGATATCGTTGACCATACGATTGGAATCGAATATATTCTTGGCGTTTTGGTGAGTGAAAAGCATGGTTGTCTTAAAAGTCTGAATGAAATAGAAGCAGTAGGACATAGAGTTGTGCACGGTGGAGAAAAGTTCAATGATAGCGTAATTATCACTGATAAAGTAATCGATGAAATCGAAGCCTGCGTTGATTTAGCACCATTGCACAATCCTCCAAACTTGCAAGGAATCAATGCGATGAAATCTTTGCTCCCAGACGTGCAACAGGTAGCCGTTTTTGACACAGCCTTTCATCAAACAATGCCTGACTACGCTTATACATATGCTATCCCTTATAGCTTGTATAAAAAATATGGTCTTAGAAGGTATGGATTCCACGGAACATCTCACAAATACGTTTCCCAAAGAGCTTGCGAGATCCTTGGAAAAGATTACAAAACTCAAAAAATCATCTCTTGCCATTTAGGTGGAGGGGCTTCTGTAGCAGCCATCAAAAATGGCGAATCGATCGACACTTCCATGGGTCTGACTCCTCTAGAAGGAATGATCATGGGAACAAGATCAGGAGATGTTGACTTGGGAGTTTTAACTTTCATAATGAACAAAGAAGATATTGATGTTAAAGCTGCCAACGCGCTTGTCAACAAGCATAGTGGGGTTCTAGGTATCACAGGAATATCTTCTGACATGAGAGATATCGAAAATGCTTCCGCTGAAGGCAATGAAAGAGCCAAACTTGCTCTTGAAATGTACGATTATAGAATCAAAAAATACATCGGAGCATACAGTGCTGCTATGGGTGGTTGCGATATCATCATCTTCACTGGAGGCGTTGGTGAAAATGGCGACTCAACAAGAGCCGGTGTTTGTCAAGGTCTGGAATATCTTGGCGTAGAGTTGGATTCAGAAATAAATTCATCTTTCCGTGCAGAAGAAAAAGTAATCTCCAAGCCAGAGTCTAAGGTAACATTAATGGTTGTTCCTACAAATGAGGAATTAATGATCGCCAGAGACACTTTGAGACTATTGAATTAA